Part of the Methylorubrum populi genome is shown below.
CACGAGGTGAAGCTGATCGTCGACCTCATCTACGAGGGCGGCATCGCCAACATGAACTACTCGATCTCGAACACCGCCGAGTACGGCGAGTACGTCACCGGCCCGCGGATCGTCACGCCGGAGACCAAGGCCGAGATGAAGCGCGTCCTCAACGACATCCAGTCGGGCATCTTCACCCGCAACTGGATGCTGGAGAACAAGGTCGGCCAGACCTCGTTCAAGGCCACCCGCGCCAAGCTCGCCGCCCACCCGATCGAGGAAGTCGGCGCCAAGCTCCGCGGCATGATGCCGTGGATCTCGGAGAAGGCTCTGGTCGACAAGACCAAGAACTGATTGCGAATTGGGAGGCCGTGCTTCGCTCGGCCTCTTCCGTTGAGCAAGAGGGCCGGTTCGCGCGAGCGTGACCGGCCTTTTTCATGGCCCCGTTTGCGCCCTCGCGACTTTGCCTTAAACGCTGTCCGAGGAGGCCCGAGGCAACGGGCCCCGCAGGAGACGCTGATGGCATCGCTCTATTCGGAGGCGCATCGCGCGCTCCAAGAGGAATTCGGCACGACCAAGCTCGCCGTGCGCCTCGACGAGGACTGGGTGCACGAGACGGTCCAGCCGGAGGAAGCGGCCTTCATCGGCTCGCGCGACATGTTCTTCCTGTCCACCGTCGATCCCGACGGCATGCCGACCGTCTCCTACAAGGGCGGCCCGACCGGCTTCGTGAAGGTGGTCGACGGCTCGACCCTGGTCTTCCCCGGCTTCGACGGCAACGGGATGTTCTACTCGGTCGGCAACATCGCCGGACAGGCCAAGGTCGGCCTCCTGTTCATCGACTTCGAGACGCCGCACCGCATCCGCGTGCAGGGCCACGCCTCGCTGCTGCGCGATGATCCGCTGATGTCCGAGTACACGGAAGCGAAGTACCTCGTGAAGGTCGATGTGACCAAGATCTGGGTCAACTGCCCGCGCTACATCCACAAGTACAAGAAGCTCGAGCAGAACAAGTACGTGCCCCGCCCCGACCGCGAGACGCCGCTTGCGGCCTGGAAGCGGCTCGACCTCGCCGGCGACGTGATCAGCGACGAGGACAAGGCGCGGGTCGCGAGGGAAGGCCGCCTCGAAGTCTCCGAATACGAGGCGCTCGTCGCCCGCGGCGAGGCCTGAGGTCGAACGGCAGGCCGCTCGCCGCACCTCTCGCGATCGTTCGATCCGGCCGGCTTTACGAGGCGTGCCGGGTCGTGCTCGCGGCCTCGAACAACGCGCAGGCCGCCTCACGGCATCACGCTCCTCGGACGGACTCCGCAGAACCACCCGCAGATCAAGCGGGCGATCGCATCCGTCGCCAGGTCGGCAGGTCTGTTCCGCGACAGCCCGGCCAACGACTTCTGCCGCGAACGGATAGAGGTGAGGACGCGCGGTGGCGACGCCTTCTCGAAGCTGTTCTACCGCTGGGTGTGTCCTCAAACGAAAGAAGCCCGCGCATCCACCGGGATGCGCGGGCTTCTTCGTGTCACGTAGGCCGGCTTACATCGCCTTGAGCGGACCGGCCTCGATCACGTCCTCGACCGTGCGCAGACCGGCGCGGGTCGAGTTGACGAGCACCGCCATGTTGCCCGGCGGGTGCTGGTTCTTCCACATCTTGGTGTGCGCGGCCGGGATCTTGTCCCAGGGGAACACCTCGCTCATGCAGGGATCGACCCGCCGGTCCATGACGAACTGGTTGGCGGCCGAGGCCTGCTTGAGGTGGGCGAAGTGCGAGCCCTGGATCCGCTTCTGGCGCATCCAGACGTAGCGGGCGTCGAAGGTGATGTTGAAGCCGGTCGTGCCGGCGCAGAACACCACCATGCCGCCGCGCTTCACCACCAGCGACGAGACCGGGAAGGTCGCTTCACCCGGATGCTCGAACACGATGTCGAC
Proteins encoded:
- a CDS encoding pyridoxamine 5'-phosphate oxidase family protein, whose product is MASLYSEAHRALQEEFGTTKLAVRLDEDWVHETVQPEEAAFIGSRDMFFLSTVDPDGMPTVSYKGGPTGFVKVVDGSTLVFPGFDGNGMFYSVGNIAGQAKVGLLFIDFETPHRIRVQGHASLLRDDPLMSEYTEAKYLVKVDVTKIWVNCPRYIHKYKKLEQNKYVPRPDRETPLAAWKRLDLAGDVISDEDKARVAREGRLEVSEYEALVARGEA